The genomic stretch CATTCTTGACGCATATTTGGTCCATGTTTGCGTCGGAATGGACGCGCGCGATTATTTTGCGTCTAGCCGCTCGAGCGcgtttttgtccgcgcagacgcaaacgaGGCGTTTTAGTCCGTTtgcgccgttggagatgccctaaaaagATCGGTCCGTTTGTCGCGACCCATCGGGCCATTAACTAGACACAGACATGGTAGCAACGATATTAAACCAGGTAAGCTTCAGACATGACTTTCGAAGACGACACACATGGTGGCATCGCCATGGTAATGGCACCtggtcatcacctcagtgcaggtgtggtcgaagatgaccacactgtactcgaaggaggacacTTTCTTGAAGATGAGGAACTGGCCTACCTGCAGCTGATAAGCGACGGCGAAGcccgcccacccctggtcgatgtatgcgtCATCACCTTCTCTCGCCgcagtcatcctccagttgcagccAGTGTTGGTGGTGAGGATGATGTTCGAAGGGATTTGTCCGAACCACCTGACGAAATCTTGAGGGATCCGGAGCCGGCTGAAGGTGGGGCCCGAAGACGATGCGCAAGAAATGGCCCGACCCTACGTCCGGCTGGAAGTGGCCGACAGTAGTTACCCTTCGCTTCTTCGACGGTCCCTCCTCGGGGGTCTCAGGTGAgccaagcttgagcttctcagtctgccCAGAACACATGGCGTTAGAGatgtgcctgctcacaagtatatagatgaaaacgAACATTGAAAACATGTGATGCTTCATACATTGGATCACACGGTAGCTCAAGGGACTGCCCTCAAAATAAGTCTCGTGTGCAAgtaatcacacacacacacaactaaGTTTGAGGACAGCACCttgcctttcagtgtgccattgttcaatcattagccaatgcactagacaaacaaaatgagacctcatatattggatcacacggcaggcaaagggactgtccgcaaactaagtctagtgtgcaagtaatatggcacacatgactaagtttgagggcagcaccctaccttccgttgtgccatagttaaatcattggccattgtagaactgaagaagtacaaacatggaaagcaaggtagcataggcctcatacaatgaggacatatggaggagatgtttgattagaaccaatggcatggtcaatttaagtcatgccataggttctgatcaatcatctcctcatactatgattctcggttacaatcatcggcctagtttaatcagaaacaacacaatctagaacaaactagcgcgactcatTCCGCACATCAATCTAAACATGCTAAACCCCAGCAcaaaaaacccttcccctctttgcatgcaTAGTAAAATCCGGCAGTTTCAGCAATACACAGTccgatctaggaaggatctaccgtGATTAGAGATTggagtaacagatctaagcaaatcaAGACCGTGAATAGCAAGAACTAGACAACAACAGCAACCaatggggacgaacaccttgcaaacatcaatccgaaccctatcctaatggaaaccctagcagatctaatgtgcatgttgtCGCAAATGCCCGAGAATGACATGTTCTGGCAGAACAAGTACGAAGGTAAGAAAGcagaggtcgttaccgccattgttccggccgaggacgagctcgacgcCGCAGGCAAACTcaagatgccgatgaagactgcggagcaggttgcggccgatgtcccggtgctgctcgccgacgtctcctcctccggtaccggtgctcctccgtgcggcgGTACGGcagattggtcggcgggaggCGAACCGCCGGATGATGTGACAATTTGTGGGAGGTCgtgagtgagaggaaggagatggGAGCGGTGAgcctaattatggcgcgtgttcccgaagggatgcggcgtttccgcctcccttctccacgcgtgcagccttctgaccgcaacgggcctggccccggagaaactgTCATTCCAGGCGTTCCTCCAAGACTGTCCCGagggtgctttaaaacccggttTCTGCAAAAACGCGGCGGCCAGGCAACCAAACGGTCCATTCCAAGATGCAGACCATGCAAAAAAAATCTTTCGTAGGCTACCAAAGGCGCCCATACATGGTCCTTCTTCACATGCCGCAAGCGCTCTACCTCGAGTGCATCCGCGTAGACACGTAGTGACATAGCCGTGACAAGCCGCCAAGACCACTCGGCGTCCCTCGTGGTCACAGAGGATCATACAAGCTTCTGCTTCCGTCAGCTGACACAAAGGACCCGTCAACATGTAACGTTTCTCCCAGAGGGAAGTTTCGAACGCGTAGGGGGCAGGCCAGGGCCAGTTTAGTTGTGCCTGAATCTTCTTGCCATGTGGCTTCGAGCTAGACAATTCATTTCCGTTTCTTCGCTTTAGTGTCCTCCCAGGGCAACCAACTAGCTTCCACAAAATTCATAATTTCGCTCTGTCTAGTAGTTTTTTacgtttgtttactcatgtaattTGAATTTCGATTAATAAAATATGTGATTGCTcttaaaaaaaatcataatttcaGTCACCTCCGGCTCTGTGGACCGAAGCGAGGAGCCGAACTCCATCGGCCAGCTCCGTGCCGTAGAAACGTCGGCTGCAATCCAATTTAGGCTGGATGGAGCGCGGTAGAAAAGATCTGgttggttttctttttcttttttccgtcAGACTGAGCAAATAGAGGTTGGGTTGTATCGAGACGACATGGACGGGAGCCTCACAGTGGAGGTCGGACGTGGCAGCGGGAACCTCGTGGCTGACGGCATGAGGGTCCTCGATACAGCATCAAGCTGCTAGCAGGCACGGCGAGGTTGTGGCTTCGGTTGCGAGCTAGGGTGGCACCATGGTCGCTTCCCGAGGTTGCGAGCTATGGCCGCCGAGGTTGGGTCCATTTGTACGTCTGAGAGCTAGTTGCAGCGGCGTGTAACGTCGTGGTTGCGGCGGTAGCGAGTTACAACTTGATTTGTGCGGCGACAGCAAGTTACAACTCGATTTGCGCGGCAACGAGAATGAATCGGACAAATTCGACTCTGTTGGAAGGTACGTCAATTCGTTCGCCGGCAGCCTTGATTCGATGGCGGCAAACATGAATCATGTTATGGTGAAGTCAATCCGGAAAAGAGTCTGGATGCTGAGAAACATGCTAGAGAGAGGAGTGAGGAGAGAGATAACATGCATGCAACGTTTCAGTCACTTCTGAGTGACAGTGGGACGTAAGTTACAGCCGCTCTGCGTTTTTCTGTTCTGTGGAATAGAGAAAAAATACCAAAGGCTGAAACCGCTCCGACTTTTCAGAACCGTGGAGCCTATGGGGGGGTGGGGTTGGGGGCACCGCAGCACATCTCTTCATTTGTATTTCAGAATCTCCTTAGGTGAGTGTTTAAAATATCTTTCAAAAAACTTTTGAGACTCATATACGGGGATCATGGGCTTGTCATGTGTGATTTCACTCGCGATGAACCAGACCTGCCAAAGTAGTACCAGTGTCATCAACCTCTGAACTTTACAGAATATGAGATTAGACCTAATGTATAAGGATCAAACAATATAGAGCGTTTTCCAAATGAAAGGTTAATTCATAAATTTCACGAAGATTGCATTGTGTTGAATAAACCTTGAGGACATATGCATCTTAAGTTGTGGTGATTTCAAACTTCATTAGTTGAATGCATGTATATTGTGATGAGATAATTGGATTGATTGCATGTCTAGCCCAATCCAATATTAGTGGTGAACAGTTCTTGTCATAGAGTTGTGTAGGATCATGCTCATCCAAAAGTCAATAGAAAGACATACCAATTTTAAGTTAGCAGAATGACCATAAAATTGTTGGTTTCTCGATAGAGGATTGTGTTGAGTGCAGTTGAGCTTAATTACCTTGTACGCTCATATGTATCTTGATTCTCTAGGTTGTAATTGTGTTTCATTTTGAACTATTGTTTTGGGTATTTCTTTTTCTCAGAGATCATCTTTCTTCTGATGCGAAGGAAACCTGGCCGAAGtggacatggtgttttggctcataggtataaatgcacctattataaaaaaattaaatttattttaaaatgttaaaaaaattcgaaataaaATCCTGAGTGTGCATCCTCATATTCTATGTTAGCTTACAAAAATTTGGCACGTAAAAACATTTGGTGTGcactatgtaaaaaagacaaaaaaaaatgtctCGTTAAAAGCTATTTTGTAGCATTGGAAATTGTTTTTTTACAGTGGCtatagaaaataatatttttctgtGAAACTTCGTGCGCGAAGAATGTCTGGATATACACCCTgatatattttttttagaaattttAAAGAAATATGATTTTAAATAGTGGGTGCATCTACACTTATGAGCCAAACTAGATTTCCCGGCTGAAGTTTGCAATTTTGGATGAGATAATTATAAGTCACGACCAAAAGGATTTCAATTTTCTATTTTCCCAACCCTAAATATTTATCTGCATTGTGCGGCACACGTTGCCGATGAGCGGATGAGCCCACTAATTAGGATTGATTAGTTAGATTTAGAATTATCCCAATCATAAAGGGGAATACGGGACTAGTGCTAATGCACAACAAATTTCCCAAGTCAAAACACCACATGGAACTTAACTTCGGCCAGTCTTGATCTCATTAAGACAAGTTCTTCTTGTCGGTCAGATTGATTATGCTCTGTTCTAATACACCATTCACTGCACAAGTCAATGGACGGTAATTGTTTATAGTATAATGTACCACATCCACTGCACATCCAGTTAGAAAAATGAAATGATGTTGTCAATGTTTAGAATCAAttctttattttcagattttttctttCGTTCAGAAACTGGGTGACCGTCGGCCTCTACATCCGTTGATGCACTCATCCCACGCTATTTAGACTGATTAATTAATTAATGGTAAATTGATGGTATGAGACTGTTGCATTTTTATGAATTATAGGTCTATAACTCAATCGCGATGACATCACCGAGAGCGCATTATGTCAAGCAAAGACAAGTGATGAGAAAAATAAATCAAGAGCAAGGGCGGAAGAGTTGGTTCGTTGAACACCGAACTGAAGAACGTGCAGCGGAAGCAGCTCTGTACTCCATGCTTGAATGGATACAAAGACTTGTATGGATCGCAAATCTCTTATTTGTTTGGGCACAAATCTTGCTGCTGCCACACTGTCCACGACATGAAAGGTGGGAGCCATGTCTACTACTGCAGATATGCATACACACTAGCCACTCTAGCTACCACCAGAGTGTCAAAGAAAATTCCATACAAAAAAATTGTGAGAATCTAACTTGTCATTTGAAGATAGAGAGAAAGAGGTTAGTTAGAGATTTTTGGGGAGTGTGGAGCAGTTGCTTACACCGTCTCCACTACTAGGCTACTGCAACCATTACCGGTACACCACACCAACAGCAGATGCAAGCACACATAAAGTATATATCTGCGGCTTACATGCAAGGCAACAACCATAGCTGTCTGTTTATAATACACAAGAaagccaaccatccaaccaacctCTGACTATGAAcatctttttattattttctttaagTTCAGTTTAACATGTTAATCAAGCATCAATCATTTCTCGTTAAAGTGTGGAGTGTTGAGTGTGGATTATTCTGTTAATTAAAGGGATCAGGAAGAGTACTTGTGGTAGAGAGTTGTGGAGGCAGTTGTACTTAACACTAACACTTGACCTAGAGTGAAAGGACGTGGATGGTTAGCCCTAGCTAGAGTTCAGCCTCCTATGCCATATTTTTTTCCGATATGGGAGCATTGCTCCGGCCTCCTATGCCATATAAACTGCAAAATCTATATCTATGAAAACATAAAGAGGATGACATTGTCTCTAGTTTTATCTTaatgtgaagtaatctgtaattttACTACCACGTCCCCACTCACAATTTTGGTTAAATCCGTAGGCATTTAAATGATGAAAATGTAATTTCTTATGCAAAACGATTGCTCACTCTATATGTCTAGCATGCCTTCGGCACTTGGTAAAGCTAAGTTGTTGCACACGGTATTTGACAGTTCAAAAATAAGGAAAGGAAAAACATAAAGTGAAGCAACAGAGAAAGTAAAAAGCAAGTAAAGGCAATACAATTAtttttccatatgttccatattcagCCGTTTAACTTTATTTTTGAAATTGAGTAAAGAGTTGGCAATGGAAGGAGTAGAGTTTCTTGTGGGTCCTGTTTTCCAAAAGGATGCTCTCTTTTGAATCCTAAAATCACATCGTTTTCGCTTAAAGTCTCCCAAAAGACTTCTCAACCTTTTTCTCATAATCTCCATTGATCATACTTGAATAAAAAAATCTGCATTGATCAGCATCGGTCTAGTAGCTTGCTGCCACATGCAGCCACAATCAAGCTTAGCCTGGCCTTGTTGACATCTCCTCATTTTGCCACTTAATTTATCATCACCACTCCACACACACACCTCACCATCACACCACTTCTCATTCCTCTCAACCCACTCTCTATATGCAAGCAACCCAAGCATCCACTCGTCACCAACCTTGGCTGCCTTGTATTCTCCACCCTCCTTGTTTCTCACGCGCGCGCTCAGCTGACGTGCTGGGATCgatgggggaggtggccggcgccggcgaccaTGCGCCCGTCGTCGTCTGCAAGGGCAAGCGCAGCAAGCGGCTGCGCGTGCACGCGGCCCCGCCATCTCCAGCGATGGTGACGCCGGTGGCCAGTGCCGAGGTCGATGACGAGTCGTCGAGTTCTGCCGTGGGCGACGGCTGGCTGTCCCCGGGCggcgaccaggaggaggaggccgcgtcGGGGTGCGTcaccgaggaggatgaggacatggCGCTCTGCCTCATGCTGCTCGCGGGCGGCGGCACAGGCCGTGCCGGAcagacgtcgtcgtcgtcaccggtGGTAGTTGCCGCTGACTCGCCGGTGAAAGAAGGCAAGTTCCggagccggcgcgccgccggggcCGACGGGGAATTCGTCTATGAGTGCAAGACGTGCGGCAAGTGCTTCCCGTCCTTCCAGGCGCTCGGCGGCCACCGCACCAGCCACAAGAagccccgcctcctcctcccgccaaCGCCACCGCTTTCGTCTCCTCCAACCGATGAGAAGAAGCGGCCTTCGACGGCGTCACCAGCCACCGATCCGACCGTGCTGGTGATCCCTGTCCCGGCGACGCCGCCCAAGAACGAAGCTGCCACAGCCACCGGTGTCCGGAGCAGCATGTCGAggcaccagcaccagcaccagcgGCAGGCGAGCAGGCTGCACGAGTGCA from Lolium rigidum isolate FL_2022 chromosome 4, APGP_CSIRO_Lrig_0.1, whole genome shotgun sequence encodes the following:
- the LOC124647081 gene encoding zinc finger protein ZAT5-like, encoding MGEVAGAGDHAPVVVCKGKRSKRLRVHAAPPSPAMVTPVASAEVDDESSSSAVGDGWLSPGGDQEEEAASGCVTEEDEDMALCLMLLAGGGTGRAGQTSSSSPVVVAADSPVKEGKFRSRRAAGADGEFVYECKTCGKCFPSFQALGGHRTSHKKPRLLLPPTPPLSSPPTDEKKRPSTASPATDPTVLVIPVPATPPKNEAATATGVRSSMSRHQHQHQRQASRLHECTICGAEFGSGQALGGHMRRHRPLVPASSTDDVRTVEVISGKERSLLELDLNMPAPCDDAPAETAAAFPFAVKDRSASAILFPAPASTLVDCHY